In one window of Branchiostoma lanceolatum isolate klBraLanc5 chromosome 15, klBraLanc5.hap2, whole genome shotgun sequence DNA:
- the LOC136449244 gene encoding uncharacterized protein isoform X1, with product MGEEHKKYVIGFFVVAVIVMIIALVASSFQRLESDEIGIAYDTIQKHLGSDVKEEGLHTGPVGYRFIKFPSVFKTLEYAGLTCLNKDGVPIVLDVAFQYLARPSDLNRIVTEFRDHDNYVTVLRNVGEAALHEACSQFNTSEFQSARALFTEKVRETLSLRFNDLSSDITDLQVNNIARPSEYESAVRDKEAARENIQVAENERPRLLTQARTSRREAETQAQIAIDKAQSDARIAISRAEAEAAAILNEYETEADTYATIIQRQGLTTEGFLAYMGVRAISSSKNPVYAGVKAPAKTAYLGETP from the exons ATGGGGGAGGAACACAAGAAGTATGTGATCGGGTTCTTCGTGGTGGCCGTGATCGTGATGATCATCGCGCTGGTGGCTAGCTCCTTCCAGCGCCTGGAGTCTGATGAGA TCGGTATTGCGTACGACACCATACAGAAGCACCTGGGCTCGGATGTGAAGGAGGAAGGCCTGCACACCGGACCGGTCGGCTACAGGTTTATCAAGTTTCCTTCTGTCTTCAAGACACTGGAGTACGCTGGCCTCACCTGCTTAAACAAG GATGGAGTTCCCATAGTGCTTGATGTGGCGTTCCAGTATCTGGCTCGACCCTCGGACCTGAACAGGATCGTGACGGAGTTCAGGGATCATGACAATTATGTCACTGTGCTGAGGAACGTTG GTGAGGCGGCGCTGCACGAGGCCTGCAGCCAGTTCAACACGTCCGAGTTCCAGTCGGCGAGAGCTCTCTTCACGGAGAAGGTTCGGGAAACGCTGAGTCTCAGGTTCAACGACCTCAGCTCTGACATCACAGACTTGCAG GTGAATAACATTGCTCGTCCCAGTGAGTATGAATCTGCCGTCAGAGACAAGGAGGCGGCGCGTGAAAATATTCAG GTTGCAGAGAACGAGCGCCCCCGGCTGCTGACCCAGGCCAGGACCTCCAGGAGAGAGGCGGAGACTCAGGCTCAGATCGCCATCGACAAGGCGCAGTCTGACGCCAGGATAGCCATCAGCAG AGCGGAGGCAGAGGCAGCGGCCATCCTGAATGAGTACGAGACGGAGGCTGACACCTACGCCACCATCATCCAGCGTCAGGGCCTCACCACAGAGGGCTTCCTGGCTTACATGGGTGTACGAGCTATCA GTTCCTCCAAGAACCCCGTGTACGCAGGTGTGAAGGCGCCGGCTAAGACAGCATACCTGGGAGAAACACCGTGA
- the LOC136449244 gene encoding uncharacterized protein isoform X2: protein MGEEHKKYVIGFFVVAVIVMIIALVASSFQRLESDEIGIAYDTIQKHLGSDVKEEGLHTGPVGYRFIKFPSVFKTLEYAGLTCLNKDGVPIVLDVAFQYLARPSDLNRIVTEFRDHDNYVTVLRNVGEAALHEACSQFNTSEFQSARALFTEKVRETLSLRFNDLSSDITDLQVNDITRPPAYESAVRDKEAARENIQVAENERPRLLTQARTSRREAETQAQIAIDKAQSDARIAISRAEAEAAAILNEYETEADTYATIIQRQGLTTEGFLAYMGVRAISSSKNPVYAGVKAPAKTAYLGETP, encoded by the exons ATGGGGGAGGAACACAAGAAGTATGTGATCGGGTTCTTCGTGGTGGCCGTGATCGTGATGATCATCGCGCTGGTGGCTAGCTCCTTCCAGCGCCTGGAGTCTGATGAGA TCGGTATTGCGTACGACACCATACAGAAGCACCTGGGCTCGGATGTGAAGGAGGAAGGCCTGCACACCGGACCGGTCGGCTACAGGTTTATCAAGTTTCCTTCTGTCTTCAAGACACTGGAGTACGCTGGCCTCACCTGCTTAAACAAG GATGGAGTTCCCATAGTGCTTGATGTGGCGTTCCAGTATCTGGCTCGACCCTCGGACCTGAACAGGATCGTGACGGAGTTCAGGGATCATGACAATTATGTCACTGTGCTGAGGAACGTTG GTGAGGCGGCGCTGCACGAGGCCTGCAGCCAGTTCAACACGTCCGAGTTCCAGTCGGCGAGAGCTCTCTTCACGGAGAAGGTTCGGGAAACGCTGAGTCTCAGGTTCAACGACCTCAGCTCTGACATCACAGACTTGCAG GTCAATGACATTACGAGACCTCCTGCTTACGAAAGTGCCGTTCGCGACAAGGAAGCCGCTCGGGAAAACATCCAG GTTGCAGAGAACGAGCGCCCCCGGCTGCTGACCCAGGCCAGGACCTCCAGGAGAGAGGCGGAGACTCAGGCTCAGATCGCCATCGACAAGGCGCAGTCTGACGCCAGGATAGCCATCAGCAG AGCGGAGGCAGAGGCAGCGGCCATCCTGAATGAGTACGAGACGGAGGCTGACACCTACGCCACCATCATCCAGCGTCAGGGCCTCACCACAGAGGGCTTCCTGGCTTACATGGGTGTACGAGCTATCA GTTCCTCCAAGAACCCCGTGTACGCAGGTGTGAAGGCGCCGGCTAAGACAGCATACCTGGGAGAAACACCGTGA
- the LOC136449243 gene encoding uncharacterized protein translates to MGDASKWAYIIGIPVGIIALLAVILIPLSFSDLQYYQYGFIKRKSTGAVSLEKVYSSGRHFVGPDYEFKVFQADAHFEELTNIAIFSFDKLEIQVTCRFQYFLRKDDMPLLHDTYDRFYQPVIRTSAIDAIKGAAPQFNTRQYIGQRKIVEDTLADAVKLRLGGTCCKRDCADSTEGCVSGCKPYDTCTKEDKGLFVDVKYFQIGRVLIPNDVQGRFLLSLTQLLDAEQEQYLQDATIVRKETEAEVEQIENEAREISQNATAQSGLITSRANAQAVAVVEDARNSGLSLIYTRLGLSNDDHKASFNYIRTLRDHESVYMSVNYNTLISGLTATGGG, encoded by the exons ATGGGAGACGCGAGTAAATGGGCCTACATCATCGGGATCCCGGTCGGCATCATCGCCCTGCTGGCCGTCATCCTGATCCCGCTCAGCTTCTCAGATCTACAGTACTATCAG TATGGCTTCATAAAGAGGAAGTCGACAGGCGCCGTCAGTCTTGAGAAGGTGTACAGCAGTGGAAGACACTTCGTCGGACCGGACTACGAGTTTAAGGTGTTCCAGGCCGACGCCCACTTTGAGGAGCTCACAAACATTGCCATTTTCTCCTTTGACAAACTGGAG ATCCAGGTGACGTGTCGGTTCCAGTACTTCCTGCGTAAGGACGACATGCCGCTGCTTCACGACACGTACGACCGGTTCTACCAGCCCGTCATCAGGACCAGCGCCATCGATGCCATCAAG GGCGCCGCCCCCCAGTTCAACACCCGACAGTACATCGGGCAGAGGAAGATTGTGGAGGACACACTGGCAGACGCCGTCAAGCTCAGGCTGGGGGGGACCTGTTGTAAAAGGGACTGTGCTGACTCAACGGAAG GCTGTGTGTCAGGCTGTAAGCCTTACGACACCTGCACTAAAGAAGACAAGGGGCTGTTTGTGGATGTCAAGTACTTCCAGATCGGGAGG GTGCTGATCCCCAATGATGTGCAGGGCAGGTTTCTGCTGTCTCTAACTCAGCTGCTGGATGCTGAACAGGAACAGTATTTGCAGGATGCCACCATTGTTAGGAAAGAGACAGAGGCAGAG GTTGAACAGATCGAAAACGAAGCCAGGGAAATCTCCCAGAATGCCACGGCCCAGTCCGGCCTCATCACGTCTCGTGCAAATGCACAGGCGGTCGCTGTCGTGGAGGACGCACGGAACAGCGGTCTCTCGCTCATCTACACCCGGCTGGGTCTCTCAAACGATGACCATAAGGCCTCGTTCAACTACATCCGCACCCTGCGGGACCACGAGAGCGTCTACATGTCTGTGAACTACAACACTCTCATCTCTGGGCTCACAGCTACGGGAGGGGGATAG